From the genome of Chloroflexota bacterium, one region includes:
- the relA gene encoding GTP diphosphokinase: MTVSGVLNRITASVSQEDRELIERAYEVAERAHAGQTRASGEPYIVHSLAVALMLADLHLDPTTIAAGLLHDVPEDTAVTIDQVREMFGTEVASLVDGVTKLGQIDRLSSEGRATMEEQRAESLRKMFLAMVHDVRVVLIKLADRLHNMRTLGALPEDKRRRIAQETLDIFAPLANRLGFWQLKWELEDLSFRYLDPEMYREIAQRIAERRGDRERQIAQVAATLKERLREAGIEAVVDGRPKHIYSIYRKMQRKGLDFDQIYDVQGVRVIVDTVSDCYASLGVVHSLWTPIPGEFDDYIATPKDNMYQSLHTAVVGPDGKPLEVQIRTHEMHRTAEYGIAAHWRYKEGSKQRDIAFEKKIAWLRSLMEWRQEVASASEFLDSMKTDVFQDRVYVFTPKGEVIDLPAGSTPIDFAYHIHSEIGDRCRGAKVNGRLVSLDYQLRTGDQVEIITAKRGGPSRDWLNPHLGYVKTSRAQQKIRQWFKKQDRAENIAQGRTIVERELKRLGLEDVNLEQLGRALQFDKVDDFFAAVGYGDVSLQHLTTKALEIEREVAAELALPPTAPPPPKISTSEVTVTGVGNLLTTLAKCCNPLPGDDIVGYITRGRGVTIHRRDCPNLLARTDRERLIQVDWGVAKRQTYPVKIEVSAYDRGGLLRDIAAVVADEKASMSAVNARTDKRDNTAIFTATLEIEDIDQLSRILTRIYRLPNVLEVRRQTH, translated from the coding sequence ATGACCGTATCGGGTGTTCTCAATCGGATCACAGCCTCGGTCTCGCAAGAGGACCGGGAACTCATAGAGCGCGCCTACGAGGTCGCCGAGCGCGCCCACGCTGGCCAGACGCGCGCTTCGGGCGAGCCGTACATCGTGCATAGCCTGGCCGTGGCGCTGATGCTGGCCGACTTGCACCTGGATCCGACGACCATCGCCGCCGGGCTGCTGCACGACGTGCCCGAGGACACGGCGGTAACCATTGACCAGGTGCGCGAGATGTTCGGCACCGAGGTCGCTAGCCTAGTGGACGGCGTAACCAAACTGGGCCAGATTGACCGCCTGTCCAGCGAAGGCCGCGCCACCATGGAGGAGCAGCGCGCCGAGAGCCTGCGCAAGATGTTCCTCGCCATGGTGCACGACGTGCGCGTGGTGCTCATCAAGTTGGCAGACCGCCTGCACAACATGCGCACCCTGGGCGCGCTGCCCGAGGACAAGCGCCGCCGAATCGCGCAGGAGACCCTGGACATCTTCGCGCCGCTGGCCAACCGCCTGGGCTTCTGGCAACTGAAGTGGGAACTGGAAGACCTGAGTTTCCGCTACCTGGATCCCGAGATGTACCGCGAGATCGCTCAACGCATCGCCGAACGGCGCGGCGACCGCGAACGCCAGATCGCGCAGGTGGCGGCCACCCTGAAGGAGCGCCTGCGCGAGGCCGGCATTGAGGCCGTGGTAGATGGCCGCCCCAAGCACATCTACAGCATCTACCGCAAGATGCAGCGCAAAGGGCTGGACTTTGACCAGATTTACGATGTGCAGGGCGTGCGCGTCATCGTGGACACCGTGTCGGATTGCTACGCCTCGCTGGGGGTGGTACACAGCCTATGGACGCCCATCCCCGGCGAGTTTGACGATTACATCGCCACCCCCAAGGATAACATGTACCAGTCGCTGCACACCGCCGTGGTCGGCCCCGATGGCAAGCCGCTGGAAGTGCAGATTCGCACCCACGAGATGCACCGCACGGCTGAGTACGGCATCGCCGCCCACTGGCGCTACAAAGAGGGCAGCAAACAGCGCGACATCGCCTTTGAGAAGAAGATCGCCTGGCTGCGGTCGCTGATGGAGTGGCGCCAGGAGGTGGCCTCGGCGAGCGAGTTCCTGGACTCCATGAAGACCGACGTGTTCCAGGACCGTGTGTACGTGTTCACACCCAAGGGCGAGGTGATAGACCTGCCGGCCGGCTCCACCCCCATTGACTTCGCGTACCACATTCACTCGGAAATCGGCGACCGATGCCGCGGCGCCAAGGTGAACGGGCGGCTGGTGAGCCTGGACTATCAGTTGCGCACGGGCGACCAGGTGGAGATCATCACGGCCAAGCGCGGAGGCCCCAGCCGCGACTGGCTGAACCCGCACCTGGGGTACGTCAAGACCTCGCGGGCGCAGCAGAAGATCCGCCAGTGGTTCAAGAAGCAGGACCGCGCCGAGAACATCGCCCAGGGCCGCACCATCGTGGAGCGCGAATTGAAACGCCTGGGGCTGGAGGACGTGAACCTGGAGCAACTGGGCCGTGCGCTCCAGTTTGACAAGGTGGACGATTTCTTCGCCGCCGTTGGCTACGGCGACGTGAGCCTGCAGCACCTGACCACCAAGGCGCTGGAGATTGAGCGGGAAGTGGCGGCCGAACTGGCCCTGCCGCCCACCGCCCCGCCGCCCCCGAAGATCTCCACGTCCGAGGTTACCGTTACCGGCGTGGGCAACCTGCTCACCACGCTGGCCAAATGCTGCAACCCGCTTCCGGGCGACGATATCGTGGGCTACATCACGCGCGGGCGGGGGGTTACCATCCATCGGCGTGATTGCCCCAACCTACTGGCCCGCACCGACCGCGAGCGCCTGATCCAGGTGGACTGGGGCGTGGCCAAACGCCAGACGTACCCCGTCAAGATTGAGGTGAGCGCCTACGACCGAGGCGGCCTGCTGCGCGACATCGCCGCGGTCGTGGCCGACGAGAAGGCCAGCATGAGCGCCGTCAACGCCCGCACGGACAAGCGCGACAATACGGCCATCTTCACTGCCACGCTGGAGATAGAGGACATTGACCAGTTGAGCCGCATCCTCACGCGCATCTACCGGCTGCCCAATGTCCTAGAGGTGCGCCGGCAGACGCACTGA